The following nucleotide sequence is from Dromaius novaehollandiae isolate bDroNov1 chromosome Z, bDroNov1.hap1, whole genome shotgun sequence.
TTGCCATCGGTGGGTGGCTCTGTGGGAGCAGGCGTGGGTGTGGGGTGCGTGGGGCGACGTTGGTGCGCGGGGTGCTGAAGCGTGGGCGTGCTTGTTCACGGTGCCGCTGGGCTCTGCgcggtggtggtgttggtggtgttgggatggtgtgggtgttgtggggggcaggcgaggagggtgctgtgggagtGATGGGTGCGTGGGTCCGTGGTTGTGGTGAGGAGTGGTTGTGGCTAATCTGCCATGGTGCGGGTGAGGTGGTGGATGCGCTGGAAGCAGGTGTGAGCTTGGAGGCGGACGttgtcccaggcgcaggggctgtggtggtgggtgcggaggaagtcctggatgcgccggaagtatctggtgatgctgagccatgggttgcggggcccttggcttttgaaatgggtgtcgtcgccagggaggcattgctggaggtgttggatttggtcgtggagctggttgaggagctgttggtgtgcgtgggtgtcccagtgcgcggggatggtttcattgctgagagtggtgaagaggtgctgGAGGATGCGGAGGACGGCGGTGGCGGCTTGTTGTGGggcgtggattgccaggagggtgttggggaaggagaaaggctcgTTGTGTTGGGCGCAGGGCTGCAGCGGGCTGGGAGCCATgtcgttgaggagctggaggctgtgccagttgaaggtgctctgttgggtgcggaggttggcgcagccgagggcagtggcgagagcgggcaggaggagcaggagcacgggggtgccatgccacaggcaggggtgtcgtgttgcaggcgcaggcatggtggcgtgtttggtggtgcggtgcaggaggcttgtcagccttggtggtgttggcgagcggtgtgcttgaggctgtgctgtgtgcgcgtctttatttggtgcggcatctttcccttttccgttttctagttgcgaagaatttcctgctctcgttttcagttttggttgttggctttggtggcttttgcggtgtttgcggaagtgtGCTTGTGGGTCcgcggtgccttggagggcggtggtggtgcttgtgtggtgctgtggttggtgttttgggggccggcgtgtttgtggtgtgtgggggaggtctggctgttgccttgttgtgtttgcgtgggggatgtgaaagtgcccgtggtggaggcctttggggcagctgtgctggtgggggtgtgttggggtgtttccctttcgccttgccgttgtggtgtggtggccgcttagtgc
It contains:
- the LOC135324842 gene encoding interferon-like, whose translation is MPAPATRHPCLWHGTPVLLLLLPALATALGCANLRTQQSTFNWHSLQLLNDMAPSPLQPCAQHNEPFSFPNTLLAIHAPQQAATAVLRILQHLFTTLSNETIPAHWDTHAHQQLLNQLHDQIQHLQQCLPGDDTHFKSQGPRNPWLSITRYFRRIQDFLRTHHHSPCAWDNVRLQAHTCFQRIHHLTRTMAD